The DNA window ACCTCCTCCAGCCGCTTGGCCAGCCCGCACAGCGCGACGTCGTTGACCCCGAGCGCGTCCAGTGCGGCGGCCGCGGCCGCGACCTGCGGCGGGCCACCGTCGACCACGACCAGGTTCGGCGGGTACGCGAAGCGGCGGGGCCGCCCGGTCTCAGGGTCGATCGGCTGGGCCGCGTCCGGGGTGGCCCCGTCCCGTTCCTCGAGGTACCGACGGAACCGGCGGCTGATCACCTCGCTGATCGAGGCCACGTCGTTCTGGCCGTCGACGCTCTTGATGTTGAACTTGCGGTACTCGCTCTTGCGGGCCAGGCCGTCCTCGAACACCACCATCGAGGCCACGACCTCGGTGCCCTGCAGGTTGGAGACGTCGAAGCACTCGATGCGCAGCGGCGCCTCGTCCAGCCCGAGGGCGTCCTGCAGTTCCTGCAGCGCCACCGACCGGCTCGTGAGATCACCGGCCCGCTTCGTCTTGTGCAACGCCAGGACCTCGACCGCGTTGCGGGCGACCGTCTCCATCAGCGCCTTCTTGTCGCCGCGAACCGGGACGCGCAGCTCGACCCGGGCGCCGCGGCGCCGCTGGAGCCATTCGGTCAGCGCGGGCACGTCGGGCGGCAGAGCCGGGACCAGCAGCTCGCGGGGAACCGCCTCGAATGATCCTGCCTCCCCGCCCTCCGCCTCATCGCCGTAAAGCTGCTGGATGAAGTGCTCGACGAGCTCCGCGGGGCCGATGTCCTCGACCTTGTCCACCACGAACCCGCGTCGTCCCCGCACCCGACCGTCGCGGACGTGGAAGACCTGGACCGCGGCCTCCAGCGCGTCCTCGGCCAGCGCGATCACGTCGGCGTCGGTGCCGTCGCCGAGCACCACGGCGTTCTTCTCCATCGCCCGACGCAGGGCCCCGATGTCGTCGCGGATGCGGGCGGCCCGTTCGTACTCCTGCTCGGCGGCCGCCGCGGTCATCTCCTTCTCCAACCGCCGCAGGTACCCCGCGGTCCGGCCGGCCATGAAGTCGCAGAAGTCCAGCACGATGCGCCGGTGCTCATCGGCGCTCACCCGCCCGACGCAGGGCGCAGAGCACTTGTCGATGTAGCCGAGCAGGCAGGGCCGCCCGGACAGCGCCGCCCGCCGGAACACCCCGGCCGAGCAGGTCCGGGCCGGGAACACCCGCAGTAGCAGGTCGAGGGTCTCCCGGATGGCCCAGGCATGGGCGTACGGGCCGAAGTAGCGCACGCCTTTCTTC is part of the Sporichthyaceae bacterium genome and encodes:
- the uvrC gene encoding excinuclease ABC subunit UvrC; the protein is MADPSTYRPRPGSVPDSPGVYRFSDAHGRVIYVGKAKSLRSRLGSYFQDPAALHPRTQTMVTSAAKVDWTVVATEVEALQLEYSWIKEYDPRFNVRYRDDKSYPSLAVTLHEEYPRLQVMRGPKKKGVRYFGPYAHAWAIRETLDLLLRVFPARTCSAGVFRRAALSGRPCLLGYIDKCSAPCVGRVSADEHRRIVLDFCDFMAGRTAGYLRRLEKEMTAAAAEQEYERAARIRDDIGALRRAMEKNAVVLGDGTDADVIALAEDALEAAVQVFHVRDGRVRGRRGFVVDKVEDIGPAELVEHFIQQLYGDEAEGGEAGSFEAVPRELLVPALPPDVPALTEWLQRRRGARVELRVPVRGDKKALMETVARNAVEVLALHKTKRAGDLTSRSVALQELQDALGLDEAPLRIECFDVSNLQGTEVVASMVVFEDGLARKSEYRKFNIKSVDGQNDVASISEVISRRFRRYLEERDGATPDAAQPIDPETGRPRRFAYPPNLVVVDGGPPQVAAAAAALDALGVNDVALCGLAKRLEEVWLPDTEYPVILPRSSEGLYLLQRVRDEAHRFAISHHRNRRSKSMLAGRLEQVPGLGDKRRAQLLAHFGSLKKLRVAEVTQIAAVPGFGPRTAAAVHAALASLPGGGPAVNMTTGVIIEDDRIGDDRIEEDRIEDDSTGSTGPADEGDPE